From the genome of Ignavibacteriales bacterium, one region includes:
- the groES gene encoding co-chaperone GroES has translation MKLKPLGDRVVVQPAAAEEKTAGGIILPDTVKEKPVEGTVVAVGPGKIADDGKAIKMEVKVGDKVLYGKYSGTEVSIKGEEYLIMRESDIFGILSK, from the coding sequence ATCAAATTAAAACCACTCGGTGATAGAGTTGTTGTACAACCAGCTGCTGCTGAAGAAAAGACTGCAGGCGGTATTATTCTTCCTGATACTGTTAAGGAGAAACCAGTTGAAGGGACCGTTGTTGCAGTTGGCCCAGGAAAAATTGCTGACGATGGTAAAGCTATCAAAATGGAAGTAAAAGTTGGCGATAAGGTTCTTTATGGTAAATACAGTGGAACTGAAGTTAGCATTAAGGGTGAAGAATATTTGATAATGCGCGAAAGCGATATCTTCGGAATTTTAAGTAAGTAA